A genomic region of Ktedonobacteraceae bacterium contains the following coding sequences:
- a CDS encoding HIT family protein codes for MNCAFCQREDISHIFKETPHFFLAADHAPLVEGHLLIIPKHHYTCYGDVPAVLDDELFALKHEVQEFFTRYYAPPVFWEHGIFRQTVFHAHLHCFPWGSTGYDLSEGLHSRIVSSQEDVRQWYLSQGHYFYMEDSSAALLFEPEMERYLSIIKSVFRRGIAARGGSAEWRSPQQRYEEGVPLIQAVIEKWQVFQEGSDFVNEAATS; via the coding sequence ATGAACTGCGCCTTTTGCCAGCGTGAGGATATTTCCCACATATTCAAAGAGACTCCGCATTTTTTCCTGGCCGCCGATCATGCTCCTCTGGTTGAGGGGCATCTGCTTATCATCCCGAAACATCACTATACCTGCTACGGTGATGTTCCGGCAGTACTTGATGATGAGTTGTTTGCCTTAAAGCACGAGGTGCAGGAGTTTTTTACTCGATATTATGCTCCGCCAGTCTTCTGGGAACATGGCATCTTCCGGCAAACCGTCTTTCACGCCCACTTGCATTGTTTCCCCTGGGGATCGACAGGCTATGATCTCTCCGAAGGATTACACTCCAGGATCGTAAGTTCCCAGGAAGACGTGCGCCAATGGTACCTTTCCCAGGGTCATTACTTCTATATGGAGGATAGCTCGGCAGCGCTTCTATTCGAGCCTGAAATGGAGCGTTACCTGAGCATCATCAAGAGCGTATTCCGGCGCGGCATTGCCGCGCGTGGTGGTTCCGCTGAATGGCGTTCACCACAGCAACGCTATGAAGAAGGTGTTCCGCTCATCCAGGCAGTTATAGAGAAGTGGCAGGTATTCCAGGAGGGCTCGGATTTCGTTAATGAGGCTGCTACGTCCTGA
- a CDS encoding NAD(P)/FAD-dependent oxidoreductase, which yields MFWDFAASGSHLTSYSHHATGISDDSADDHMPLQHVRIAILGTGFSGLGMAIKLKQQGQEDFVVIEKAADIGGTWRDNTYPGCACDIPSHLYSFSFALNPNWTRTYSPQPEIWKYLRDCARRYGILPHIRWNCELLSATWKEDEQCWHIETLQGQLLADILVLGNGPLSEPSLPPISGITNFAGTLFHSAQWKHDYDLRGKRVAIIGTGASSIQFVPHIQPKVEQLSLFMRTPPWIVPRLDRAIPDRHRKLYRVLPLAQRFVRAKMYWQHELLAVGFVYRPALIKNAMQLAKRHLERQVADPELRAKLTPNYIMGCKRVLLSDDFYPAVGQPNVEVVTDRICEVREHSIVTGDGREHEVDAIICATGFHVTDAPLHQYIYGRGGQSLAQRWEKGLSAYLGTAVSGFPNFFLLIGPNTGLGHNSMVYMIESQLKYILDCLRTMDRKKLGAIEVQPETQQAFENEIQRRMQGTVWTSGCASWYLDAHGRNTTLWPGFTFEFRHRTRHFDAKHYTLVPQHVTTKA from the coding sequence ATGTTCTGGGATTTTGCAGCCAGTGGAAGCCATCTCACTTCTTATAGCCATCATGCTACTGGTATATCAGATGACTCGGCTGATGATCACATGCCGCTCCAACATGTTCGTATAGCCATATTGGGAACGGGATTCTCAGGACTGGGGATGGCGATCAAGCTTAAGCAGCAAGGCCAGGAAGATTTTGTGGTGATCGAGAAGGCAGCAGATATTGGCGGAACGTGGCGCGATAATACGTACCCTGGATGCGCCTGCGACATTCCCTCGCACCTGTACTCGTTCTCCTTCGCGCTCAATCCCAATTGGACGCGCACATACTCGCCGCAGCCGGAAATCTGGAAGTACTTGCGAGACTGCGCGAGGCGCTACGGCATTCTTCCCCACATCCGGTGGAACTGCGAATTGTTGAGTGCCACCTGGAAAGAGGATGAGCAATGCTGGCATATTGAAACTTTACAGGGTCAACTACTTGCCGATATTCTTGTCCTGGGCAACGGTCCGCTCAGTGAGCCCTCGCTTCCACCTATCTCAGGCATCACTAATTTCGCGGGTACGCTTTTCCACTCGGCACAATGGAAACACGACTACGACCTTAGGGGAAAGCGTGTAGCTATAATTGGGACGGGCGCGTCATCCATCCAATTTGTGCCACACATCCAGCCCAAAGTGGAACAGCTCTCTCTGTTTATGCGCACACCACCCTGGATTGTGCCGCGCCTGGATCGTGCAATTCCTGATAGGCATCGCAAGTTGTATCGAGTGCTGCCGCTTGCGCAGCGCTTCGTGCGTGCCAAAATGTACTGGCAGCACGAACTGCTGGCGGTAGGATTTGTCTACCGCCCGGCATTGATCAAAAATGCCATGCAGCTGGCGAAGCGTCACCTGGAAAGGCAGGTAGCGGACCCTGAACTGAGGGCGAAGCTCACTCCAAACTATATCATGGGTTGCAAACGTGTCCTGTTATCTGATGATTTTTATCCGGCGGTTGGGCAGCCCAATGTTGAGGTAGTTACTGATCGGATCTGCGAGGTGAGGGAACATAGTATCGTGACCGGGGACGGTAGGGAGCATGAGGTCGACGCGATTATCTGTGCGACAGGCTTTCACGTGACCGACGCGCCTCTCCACCAGTATATTTATGGTCGTGGGGGTCAATCACTTGCTCAACGATGGGAGAAAGGTTTGAGTGCCTATCTGGGTACGGCTGTTTCAGGTTTTCCCAACTTCTTCTTGCTCATCGGTCCAAATACCGGGCTTGGCCATAACAGTATGGTCTATATGATCGAGTCGCAGCTGAAGTATATTCTGGATTGTTTGCGTACCATGGATAGGAAGAAGTTGGGAGCTATCGAGGTACAACCTGAAACTCAGCAGGCGTTCGAAAATGAGATACAGCGGCGCATGCAGGGTACTGTATGGACTTCGGGGTGCGCAAGCTGGTACCTCGACGCGCATGGCCGCAATACGACGCTCTGGCCTGGCTTTACCTTTGAGTTCCGGCACCGGACGCGCCATTTCGACGCTAAGCATTACACATTGGTTCCTCAACATGTGACTACTAAAGCATGA
- a CDS encoding flavin reductase family protein, with translation MDANLKKQVLRTFTYGLYAVSCANEGEVNIFTANWLTQVSFDPPLIAVSVENDSKSLGMILRSRVFTINVYRAGERELAGKLGKSAIQHPDKLNGVEFTLGANGCPILHDALAWVACEVRHTAPAGDSTLIVAEVVDVGMQGEGSALTMSEAGFRHAG, from the coding sequence ATGGATGCGAACCTTAAAAAGCAAGTCTTACGTACCTTCACCTACGGCCTGTACGCGGTATCATGCGCGAATGAGGGTGAAGTGAACATATTTACGGCCAACTGGTTGACGCAGGTATCTTTCGACCCACCCTTGATAGCCGTTTCCGTTGAGAACGACTCGAAGTCACTGGGCATGATCCTGCGCAGCCGCGTTTTCACAATAAACGTATATCGTGCTGGCGAGAGGGAGCTGGCAGGCAAACTGGGGAAATCGGCCATTCAACATCCTGACAAGCTCAATGGAGTTGAGTTTACGCTGGGAGCAAACGGCTGCCCTATCCTGCATGATGCCCTGGCGTGGGTCGCATGTGAAGTACGCCATACTGCTCCTGCCGGCGATTCAACCCTCATCGTCGCCGAGGTAGTGGATGTGGGAATGCAGGGCGAAGGGTCAGCTTTGACCATGTCTGAGGCAGGTTTTCGTCATGCCGGGTAG
- a CDS encoding alpha/beta hydrolase, with protein MLTKPIHDEYIVAGDLTFHYVQWGEKGKPLICVHGITANAYCFQALADGLANDHQVFAYDLRGRGDSDKPESGYSISIHAADLAAIIDELGLDHPVIIGHSLGAFIALYFAAHYPGKLSKLVLIDAGAPLPWNTVEEQPAWLTASIARLGVPVASFDEFTQRLKVAPFLGPYWNDYIETYFEHDVYRHSDGSVVSKGSRQAILEEQRNQQQFKPEEQWAKVKVPTLLLRAGLGLFTESDQLLPEASAAAIQRGIKNCKYVNFPKLNHYTIIFGVSGGPARAIREFVDGDKEQ; from the coding sequence GTGTTAACAAAACCAATACACGATGAATATATCGTCGCTGGAGATTTAACCTTTCATTATGTCCAGTGGGGGGAAAAGGGTAAGCCACTCATCTGCGTGCATGGCATTACGGCGAATGCATACTGCTTCCAGGCACTTGCCGATGGGCTGGCAAACGATCACCAGGTCTTTGCCTATGACCTGCGTGGGAGAGGAGATAGCGATAAGCCCGAAAGCGGCTACAGCATTTCCATACATGCGGCGGACCTGGCGGCTATAATCGATGAGTTGGGGTTAGACCATCCTGTCATCATCGGACATTCCCTGGGAGCATTTATAGCGCTCTATTTTGCCGCACACTATCCTGGGAAGCTGAGTAAACTTGTGCTGATCGATGCAGGAGCTCCGCTACCCTGGAATACAGTAGAAGAGCAACCGGCCTGGCTTACCGCGTCGATTGCCCGGCTCGGCGTTCCCGTCGCCTCGTTTGACGAATTTACTCAGCGCCTGAAGGTAGCGCCGTTCCTTGGGCCTTATTGGAACGACTACATCGAGACGTATTTTGAACACGACGTTTATCGCCACAGCGATGGATCGGTTGTCTCTAAAGGCTCCCGGCAAGCGATCCTGGAGGAGCAGCGTAACCAGCAGCAATTCAAGCCTGAGGAGCAATGGGCAAAGGTGAAAGTGCCAACGCTTCTGCTGCGCGCAGGTCTAGGGCTGTTTACTGAGAGCGATCAGCTACTCCCCGAGGCCTCAGCTGCCGCTATTCAGCGTGGCATTAAAAATTGTAAGTATGTGAATTTCCCGAAGCTGAATCACTATACCATTATTTTCGGCGTATCCGGTGGTCCTGCTCGGGCGATTCGTGAGTTTGTTGATGGAGATAAGGAGCAATAG
- a CDS encoding saccharopine dehydrogenase C-terminal domain-containing protein, which produces MGYRYAIIGSGRQGTAAAYDLARFGDAGEILLADQSLAQAQRASTRVNQLVGKQIAAPMQVEVRDEDAVVRLLRDAGIEAFISGVPYFYNLNLAQAAIRARASMCDFGGNTAQVRQQLALDAEARSAGITLIPDCGQVPGLGTSLCAYAMTLFDEPRDIIMYDGGIPQHPRPPWNYILTFNIEGLTNEYFGTTLFLRDGKQIEMPCFEEYELLDFPAPIGQLEAFTTAGGTSTMPWTYAGKLRTLQNKTLRWPGHYAQWKTFNDAGLIGLDPVMVDGVPVVPRHVLHALLESQLLARPDDRDMVIVRVLARGLKNGQEKEIVIDLLDYYDESTGFTAMERTTGWHAAIMAGFVVRGQTPRGAVPVELAIPGSRFVEELRKRGFDLQVS; this is translated from the coding sequence ATGGGTTATCGCTACGCTATTATAGGGTCAGGCCGGCAGGGCACGGCTGCCGCTTACGACCTTGCTCGTTTTGGAGATGCCGGAGAGATATTGCTGGCAGATCAATCTCTTGCGCAGGCCCAACGTGCCTCCACTCGCGTGAATCAGCTGGTGGGTAAGCAGATAGCTGCTCCCATGCAGGTAGAGGTGAGGGATGAGGATGCGGTTGTGCGCTTATTAAGGGATGCTGGAATTGAAGCGTTCATTTCGGGAGTGCCTTATTTCTATAACCTGAATCTGGCTCAGGCTGCTATTCGCGCTCGTGCCAGCATGTGCGATTTTGGTGGCAATACCGCTCAGGTGAGACAGCAACTGGCGCTCGACGCCGAAGCCAGATCTGCCGGCATCACACTGATTCCTGATTGCGGGCAGGTTCCCGGATTAGGCACATCGCTCTGTGCCTACGCGATGACGCTTTTTGATGAGCCGCGTGATATCATCATGTACGATGGGGGCATTCCGCAGCATCCCCGCCCGCCCTGGAACTATATCCTGACTTTCAATATCGAAGGACTTACCAACGAGTACTTTGGTACAACGCTCTTCTTGAGAGATGGCAAGCAGATTGAAATGCCCTGCTTTGAAGAGTACGAACTGCTCGACTTTCCTGCGCCCATCGGTCAGCTCGAGGCTTTCACCACTGCCGGGGGTACGAGTACGATGCCCTGGACCTATGCCGGAAAACTGCGCACACTGCAAAACAAAACCCTGCGCTGGCCCGGACACTATGCTCAGTGGAAGACCTTCAATGACGCTGGTCTGATCGGACTCGATCCGGTGATGGTGGATGGTGTGCCTGTTGTGCCAAGACACGTGCTTCATGCGCTTCTGGAATCCCAGCTTCTTGCTCGCCCAGACGACCGTGATATGGTCATAGTGCGCGTGCTTGCACGTGGTCTCAAGAATGGGCAGGAAAAGGAGATAGTTATTGATCTGCTCGATTACTATGACGAATCGACAGGCTTCACGGCTATGGAACGGACAACGGGCTGGCATGCCGCAATTATGGCGGGTTTTGTGGTTCGTGGCCAGACACCACGTGGCGCAGTTCCCGTCGAACTTGCGATTCCCGGGTCAAGGTTTGTGGAGGAGCTGCGCAAAAGGGGATTTGATTTGCAGGTTTCCTAG
- a CDS encoding TlpA disulfide reductase family protein gives MAELAESTPIQGQVQKNKRQRRIIIFSVVSLINLGLLAFLVTQLLTPASQAPSDPLIGHPAPNFSLAILSSNPHKEMISLSNYKGRPVVLNFWASWCDPCQQEAPLLENAWKQAQGQGKDLVILGVDFQEPTKDGLNFLQRYNITYPTVEDADGSVTSKYDVAGLPATIFINRDGVVAGTVRQQLTSQALSSNLKLVMS, from the coding sequence ATGGCTGAACTTGCTGAAAGTACTCCCATTCAAGGGCAAGTACAGAAGAATAAGCGCCAGCGCAGAATAATTATATTTAGCGTAGTGAGCCTGATAAACCTGGGCTTACTTGCGTTTCTTGTGACACAATTGCTGACACCAGCATCACAGGCTCCCTCAGACCCCCTTATCGGCCATCCTGCACCGAATTTTTCACTGGCGATACTCAGTTCTAATCCTCACAAGGAGATGATTTCGCTCTCAAATTATAAGGGTAGGCCGGTTGTCTTAAACTTCTGGGCCTCGTGGTGCGACCCTTGCCAGCAGGAAGCACCGCTACTGGAGAATGCCTGGAAACAGGCACAGGGGCAGGGAAAAGACCTGGTCATCCTGGGAGTTGACTTTCAGGAGCCTACAAAAGACGGCCTCAACTTCTTGCAGCGTTATAACATCACCTACCCGACGGTTGAGGATGCCGATGGGTCTGTAACCAGCAAGTACGATGTAGCAGGTTTACCGGCTACTATATTCATCAATCGCGACGGGGTGGTTGCGGGCACAGTTCGACAGCAGCTAACCAGCCAGGCTTTATCGAGCAATCTGAAGCTGGTTATGTCGTAG
- a CDS encoding 3-hydroxybutyryl-CoA dehydrogenase has protein sequence MAIRKVGVVGCGLMGAGIAQTCAQSGYETVVREVNQQLLDKGMARIKGAWEMMAGKGKITQGQAEENLARLHGTLDLADFSDCDLVIEAVIENMEEKLRLFPALDNILKPEALILTNTSSLNITQMGAVTKRPDKVCGLHFFNPAPVMKLVEIVRTISTSDETIETVRAFAISLGKTPVLAKDTAGFIVNFLLIPYLLAAVRMLENGQASRDDIDTAMKLGCGYPMGPFTLLDYVGLDTTLWAAEAIYEEYKDPLYAPPPLLRRMVQSGMYGRKSGQGFYDYRTSM, from the coding sequence ATGGCTATAAGAAAAGTCGGAGTCGTAGGCTGCGGTCTCATGGGAGCCGGAATTGCGCAAACCTGCGCGCAATCCGGCTATGAAACCGTTGTGCGCGAGGTAAACCAGCAGCTTCTCGACAAGGGGATGGCTCGTATTAAAGGCGCCTGGGAGATGATGGCCGGCAAGGGCAAGATCACGCAGGGACAGGCGGAAGAGAATCTTGCTCGCCTGCATGGCACGCTTGACCTGGCGGATTTCTCCGATTGCGACCTGGTCATCGAGGCGGTGATCGAGAATATGGAAGAGAAGTTACGCCTCTTTCCAGCGCTCGATAATATTCTTAAGCCCGAAGCCCTCATTCTCACCAACACTTCATCCTTGAACATCACCCAGATGGGCGCGGTGACGAAAAGGCCGGATAAAGTCTGCGGGCTGCATTTCTTCAATCCGGCTCCCGTAATGAAGCTGGTGGAGATTGTGCGCACCATTTCTACCTCGGACGAAACCATTGAAACAGTTAGAGCATTCGCAATTTCGCTCGGCAAGACTCCTGTACTGGCGAAGGATACGGCCGGTTTTATCGTCAACTTCCTGTTGATCCCCTATCTACTGGCAGCGGTCCGCATGTTGGAAAACGGACAGGCCTCACGAGATGATATTGACACGGCAATGAAGCTGGGCTGCGGCTATCCCATGGGGCCATTCACGCTGCTTGATTACGTTGGGCTTGATACGACGTTGTGGGCAGCCGAGGCTATTTACGAGGAATACAAGGATCCGCTCTACGCGCCACCGCCGCTGCTCAGGCGCATGGTGCAATCAGGTATGTACGGCAGGAAGAGCGGCCAGGGCTTTTACGACTATCGAACGAGCATGTAA
- a CDS encoding YncE family protein, whose product MIAIVRIFYLCSLSMLLLFVGVSASAAHADGGAPQLAYVAGTARGISIIDIAQRRITGSIALAGDPHTVLLSPDGSMLYVSQPSLGRVAVIETQTKKIRCIANLPGQPSLLALSLDATVLYAAGQGDTSARAINPATCAIEHTFETQQPVYGLAVAASTAPNATPSTPNQLWITGTTSLTVYEVNGHLLGSMPIAGGPQNISIPGGFTAYVTTRQGTVVAIDLYTRKVIGTLLTGGTFGSMDYNAITGEVYVPDEQHNRLDVLVPVTLGTTPIPHKPARIIPLSGSPLSVAITNDGQLGFAALSNGQVIMLDIPGRSTVASIAVGGTPHFIITGLYPPASGSTATIEHTSSSSSPALPMNIYLFIVVIVLVVVLAFTTFWFLRRLHQKRYTGSHALRKRL is encoded by the coding sequence TTGATTGCTATCGTGCGTATCTTCTATCTTTGTTCCCTATCGATGCTTCTTTTATTTGTAGGGGTATCCGCCTCAGCAGCTCATGCAGATGGCGGAGCCCCTCAACTGGCCTATGTTGCCGGAACAGCCCGGGGTATTAGCATTATCGATATAGCGCAGCGGCGTATAACCGGGTCAATAGCGCTGGCAGGTGACCCGCACACTGTTTTGCTCAGCCCAGACGGCTCTATGCTCTATGTTTCTCAACCATCGCTGGGTCGGGTTGCGGTGATCGAAACGCAAACAAAGAAGATTCGCTGCATCGCCAACCTTCCCGGCCAGCCATCGCTGCTGGCACTGAGCCTGGATGCAACGGTTCTCTACGCGGCAGGCCAGGGAGATACGAGTGCGCGTGCCATTAATCCGGCAACCTGTGCTATTGAGCATACTTTCGAGACGCAGCAACCTGTTTATGGTTTGGCAGTCGCGGCATCGACCGCCCCTAACGCAACTCCTTCAACACCCAATCAACTCTGGATTACCGGAACCACATCGCTGACGGTCTACGAGGTCAATGGCCACCTGCTGGGTTCCATGCCTATTGCCGGCGGTCCGCAAAATATTTCCATCCCCGGCGGCTTTACTGCTTACGTCACGACACGCCAGGGAACAGTCGTCGCGATTGATCTCTATACACGTAAGGTAATCGGCACGCTCCTCACCGGTGGAACTTTCGGTTCGATGGATTATAACGCTATCACGGGCGAGGTTTACGTGCCTGATGAGCAGCACAATCGGCTGGATGTCCTGGTTCCTGTCACATTGGGTACAACCCCGATACCGCACAAACCAGCCCGTATCATCCCTCTAAGCGGTTCCCCATTGTCAGTCGCCATCACCAATGATGGACAGCTAGGATTCGCGGCGCTTTCTAACGGTCAGGTAATCATGCTCGACATTCCTGGACGAAGCACTGTTGCCAGTATCGCAGTCGGTGGAACTCCGCATTTCATCATTACCGGCCTCTATCCCCCGGCAAGTGGTTCTACCGCTACGATAGAGCATACGAGTTCTTCCTCGTCGCCGGCTTTGCCCATGAATATTTACCTTTTCATCGTTGTGATCGTGCTTGTGGTGGTGCTTGCATTCACTACATTCTGGTTCCTCCGGCGTCTCCACCAGAAGCGGTATACTGGCAGCCATGCTTTGCGCAAGCGTCTTTAA
- a CDS encoding sialidase family protein yields the protein MRRLFLRFAHGIAISLLVATTLLFFSTSSVGAAGFAFSTFELSSTPGVVCPQKKGTSCTNTAAEPAIRADKTGHFYASSENGLGAGTDAWRGSNNGLHYTALQSPDSVSNNNGNGFAPGGGDTDLAVAPAKNSQGNYNVYVASLNLANVDVSTSTDKGQTWSLNPTSATIPGDDREWIAADQASKVCISYHDVATFNIDVDCSFDAGKTFTQLGEAFDTNHVWLAQNNEIGNLVIDPTNHYIYQTFSGIANANEVTCSQQGTCGYHVVWVAVSTDGGKTFTDNMVYNNPDITVSYGHQFVNLSIDKAGNLYSVYCDNHNIYYSYSTDHGTTWSAPVQVNSDPSATAIFPWSVANNAGHLDIVWYGTSYYDGINPPDNYPMSAAWYVFFAQNLSATTPGSGFTQVQATPIVHYGGVCESGISCTGNRDLYDDFGVAANPKTGMASIVYSDDQYINDQKDPPSSGCTQSTSNTASCDHTSIAAQTSGPGI from the coding sequence ATGAGACGTTTATTTCTACGCTTTGCCCACGGGATAGCCATATCCCTGCTGGTAGCAACCACATTGTTATTCTTTTCAACATCCAGTGTAGGAGCAGCGGGCTTCGCATTCAGTACGTTTGAGTTGAGCAGTACACCGGGAGTAGTTTGCCCGCAGAAAAAAGGCACCAGTTGTACCAATACCGCGGCTGAACCTGCCATCCGCGCCGACAAGACCGGGCATTTCTATGCCTCATCAGAGAACGGGCTGGGCGCAGGTACGGATGCCTGGAGAGGATCCAATAACGGGTTGCACTACACGGCCCTCCAGTCTCCCGATTCTGTCTCCAACAACAATGGTAACGGCTTTGCTCCAGGTGGTGGCGATACTGACCTGGCAGTGGCACCGGCCAAGAACTCGCAAGGAAACTACAACGTCTACGTTGCCAGTCTCAACCTTGCCAATGTTGACGTGAGTACCAGCACCGATAAAGGTCAGACATGGAGCCTTAATCCGACCAGCGCTACCATTCCGGGTGATGATCGCGAATGGATTGCCGCCGACCAGGCCTCCAAGGTCTGCATCTCGTACCACGATGTAGCGACCTTCAATATCGATGTGGACTGTAGCTTCGATGCAGGAAAGACATTCACCCAGCTAGGCGAAGCATTTGACACCAACCATGTATGGCTTGCACAAAACAACGAGATCGGGAATCTGGTCATTGATCCAACGAACCACTACATCTATCAGACCTTTAGCGGTATTGCTAACGCTAACGAAGTTACCTGCTCGCAACAGGGAACCTGCGGATATCACGTGGTCTGGGTCGCTGTCTCGACAGATGGTGGTAAGACGTTCACAGACAACATGGTGTATAACAACCCCGATATCACCGTCAGCTATGGACACCAGTTCGTGAACCTGAGCATTGACAAGGCAGGCAACCTCTATTCCGTGTACTGCGACAACCACAACATCTACTACAGTTATTCGACCGACCACGGCACTACCTGGTCCGCACCGGTTCAGGTCAATAGCGATCCATCCGCGACGGCAATCTTTCCCTGGAGCGTTGCGAACAATGCCGGGCACCTCGATATCGTGTGGTATGGCACCTCATATTATGATGGGATCAATCCGCCCGATAACTATCCGATGAGCGCCGCCTGGTATGTCTTCTTCGCCCAGAATCTTAGCGCGACTACACCCGGCAGTGGTTTTACGCAGGTTCAGGCCACGCCAATTGTCCATTACGGAGGTGTTTGCGAAAGCGGCATTTCTTGCACAGGTAATCGCGACCTCTATGACGATTTTGGAGTAGCTGCCAATCCGAAAACAGGGATGGCCTCCATCGTTTACAGCGATGACCAGTACATTAACGATCAGAAAGATCCGCCCTCGTCTGGATGTACTCAGAGTACAAGTAACACTGCATCTTGTGACCATACATCCATTGCTGCCCAGACTTCTGGCCCGGGCATCTAA
- a CDS encoding MFS transporter yields MNKSAGPTNTSVGRTSLVLLLVIALLNTIGITIIVPIVPFLTLRYLADPNNLAAIVGWLFAAYGICQLIAAPGLGVLSDRFGRRPMLFICLLGSVFGYLILGLGGALWLLFLGRIIDGLTGGNISILFGYVADITEPKDRGKYFGMLGAAAGVGSLIGPAVGGLLATINYSAPFLAAAGLLLLTLVWGYFWLPESLEKEHRITSIAVSELNPLKQLVSMFRWANLRWLLLAWFFYAFPVGMLQATLTVLMKDSLGFNVTQASLVITLLGAVDILVQGVLVSWLLSRLGNIRLGLIALVLVGISYLVLGSIAFLAAPILLLAGIILFAGSGSLVENALRGLISETVGRREQGRVSGTTQSLQSLGWIVGPLLGGFIYTAWGHFQVYASASFIIVLAIVCVWIALPLVQRHQAKKQTPGASEQEAALLPNEEN; encoded by the coding sequence ATGAACAAATCAGCTGGTCCTACAAACACGTCTGTAGGACGCACGTCTCTCGTGCTTCTCCTCGTTATCGCACTTTTGAATACGATAGGTATCACGATCATTGTCCCTATTGTTCCGTTTCTCACGCTACGGTACCTGGCTGATCCGAATAATCTCGCGGCTATTGTGGGATGGCTGTTCGCAGCCTATGGGATCTGCCAGTTGATCGCCGCGCCAGGTTTAGGCGTGCTTTCCGACCGTTTTGGGCGACGCCCCATGCTCTTCATCTGTCTACTTGGTTCCGTGTTTGGCTATCTTATCTTGGGCCTGGGCGGTGCGCTCTGGTTGCTCTTCCTCGGACGCATCATCGATGGCTTGACAGGCGGCAACATCAGTATCTTGTTTGGCTATGTCGCTGATATCACGGAACCAAAGGACCGTGGCAAGTACTTCGGCATGCTCGGTGCTGCGGCAGGGGTCGGTTCTCTCATTGGCCCTGCTGTTGGTGGACTGCTGGCAACGATCAACTACAGTGCCCCATTTCTTGCCGCCGCTGGCCTTCTCCTGCTTACCCTCGTCTGGGGGTATTTCTGGTTGCCAGAGAGTTTGGAGAAAGAACACCGCATCACCTCGATTGCTGTAAGCGAACTCAATCCCTTGAAACAACTGGTGTCCATGTTTCGTTGGGCAAACTTGCGCTGGTTACTGCTGGCCTGGTTCTTCTATGCTTTCCCAGTAGGCATGTTGCAAGCGACGCTTACGGTCTTGATGAAAGACAGCCTTGGCTTCAATGTCACGCAGGCCAGTCTCGTGATCACCTTACTCGGCGCGGTAGACATTCTCGTCCAGGGTGTACTGGTTAGCTGGTTGCTTTCCAGGCTGGGAAATATCCGGCTCGGTCTCATCGCTTTAGTGCTGGTCGGCATCAGCTATCTTGTACTCGGTTCCATCGCGTTTCTCGCCGCACCAATTCTCTTGCTTGCCGGTATTATCCTTTTCGCAGGGTCGGGGAGCCTTGTTGAAAATGCTCTGCGAGGTCTCATTTCTGAAACGGTTGGACGGCGCGAACAAGGTCGTGTGAGTGGAACGACGCAATCGTTGCAATCGCTTGGATGGATTGTCGGACCCCTTCTTGGCGGTTTCATCTATACCGCCTGGGGGCATTTTCAAGTCTATGCCTCAGCTTCGTTCATTATTGTCCTCGCCATTGTGTGTGTATGGATCGCTCTTCCTCTTGTTCAGAGGCACCAGGCGAAAAAGCAAACGCCTGGTGCCTCTGAACAAGAGGCCGCATTGCTCCCGAATGAAGAGAACTGA